The stretch of DNA CCTCCAGGGAGACCCACCGCGGCCCTGGCTCACGAAACTTTCTGCAGCGCTGGGAAGGCTCTCTCATGAGCTGGCGCACATTCAGCGCCCTCGAGGACCCCAGTTTTGAGTTTATTCGCCTTTAATGAGCGTAAGAGCACGCAGCCCCGTGTGGGCCCCCCGGACGGCGCAGGACAGCAGCACGTGGCCGTGCCCGGCGTCTGCGCCCACCTCAGGGTCACGAGATCTGGCGCTGGGTGCCGCCCGCGTACTGTCTCACTTGCACCCACAACATCCCGAACGCAGGCACGGCCCTCGCCTCCTGGATGAGGGCGTGTCTCCGGCGCCGTCTGCCCGGCAGCGCGGGTGGGAGGCAGGCCGGTCCCCGATGGGCTTGGTCGGTCCATTCACTGGATAGTCATCGAGGGTCTGCTGTGTCCGAGGCCCTGTGCGGGCACGCTGGCGAGGGCAGGGAGGACGCAGATGGGACACAGGGGCACCCGCGGGGACGTGTGTGCGCTGGCCCCCAGCGGGTCCGGCTCCCAATCTCGCCGCTCGCTGGCTGGGTGTGCGCTCGGGCGAGCCTGGACCTGGATGTGGCCCGGAGGGGCCCGTCCCCAGCGGGGCCACTGCGCCTGcagtgggggcagaggaagagaaccGGACGTGCCCCTGGGGCCAAGGCCGCCCGCCCTGGGAAAGCCCGCGGAGGTGGCTGGAGAGAGATTATTTCGGGCAATTCCGCCGCCAAATTGCTGGTTCCGtctgctttcttcctccctcaaGACCAtttagagcagaaagaaaaccacagggcGAGTGAGACCCTTAGGGAAAAGCAGGAACCGGTAACCAGCCTGCAGGGGCTGTGTCTGCCCTCCAGACGCCGGAGAGCCGTGGGTGCCCCAGTCAGAGGGGCGCCCACCCCACCTGGGGGCCCGGACTCCTCCCGGGGGAGCCTTAGAAAGTGTGGGGgagagcctccctccctccttccccttccctccctccactcctctctcctcccctccctcctccttctctcccttctcccccctcccttcaccccttctgcctcctcctccctcttcactcccttcattcttcctccctcccatcccctccccttccccccttcttcccctctctccactcttcctcccctccctctcctcccctcctccccctgccctgcacagGTACACTCACTGCAGTCGGGGCAGTGGTGGGGCGGACTGTGACTGCCAGACAGACAAGGGGCTGAGGGCTTCACCGTGGAGCCACGCAGACGGAGCAGAACACCAGCTGCGTCAGCACCGAGGCCACGGCCGGTGCCAGGGGGGCCCACGGGGGCGCTGGTGCCAGGGGGGCCCACGGGGGCACCCAGCGCACGGGCTGGTGGCTGCCCGGTGATGGCGTGCTTTCGGCTGAGGTCCTACAAGGGTGTCTCCTCTGTGTCCTGTTCTGCATGGTACACGGTTTCCTTGGAAACCACATAGAGCTTTTTTTctaaacgcttatttattttgagagagagagagagagagagagagcgccctCGCGTGGAGGAcgggcagacagggagagggagagagagaatccccagcagcctctgcacagtcagcacagagcctgacgtggggctcgaactcaccaactgtgagatcatgacctgagctgcagtcaagagtcagatgctcaaccgactgagccgcgcAGGCGCCGCTGACGTGGTGCTTTCAGTCACAGTCACTAGAAGCCGTGCTGCTGGCACGTCTCGGAGGTGTTATCATCAGCTGTGGATATTAAGTCTTATGAAGGGAATTTTAATGAAAGGCATAAATTAGTGAGGGAGGGGGTCCCCCCAGTTCCcgagtgtgcaggggaggggtggtgagGGTCCCGGGAGTTGTAGGGGAGCCCCCATCGGCGGGTGGGCGGGCGCTGGCCGAGGGCGCAGAACCGGACACGCCCGACACCCCGTTCTTCCCCAGGAGGCCTGGACGCGGAGGAGGCCCCGCCCTCGGGGCTGCCGCCCACCTCCGTCCGCTTCGCGCACCACTCCTACGCCCAGATGGCGCGCGTGCTGCGGCGGACGGCCGCCCGCTGCGCCCACATCGCCAAGACCTACAGCATCGGGCGGAGCTTCGACGGCAAGGAGCTGCTGGTCATCGAGTTCTCGGCCCGGCCCGGCCAGCACGAGCTGAGTAAGCTGGCAGAGGCCTGGGTGTGGGCCGGCTTCCGGGAGAGGGCTCTGGGCGCACTCAGCTTGGGAAGCCCAGGCCCGGGTGCGGGATCCTGGTCACGGCAGGGCTGGGGCCATGGGGGCGTGAGCAGGCAGCATCTGtgctctgctctgtgccctggggcACGTGGCCACACGCGCGGGCCTGCTGGAACTCAAGGGCgcagtgggagtggggggcacGGCCCCGGGGAGTGAGTGCCAGGGAGAAGAGAGGCGAGGGCCCCCTTGCGTCCCTGGGGAGATGGACGGGGCTCTGTGCACCCCGTTGTTGTCGCCGCCTTGCCCTGGCGCACCGGGCCCCTCAGGTAGGTGCGGCGCTTGCCCTGAACACCTTTCCGCTGCTCCTTTGAGCTGCTTGGCGAACGTGGTATCGCAGAGCGGTCCGACCCAAGGACGCCTTCCATTTAAAAACCCCAAGTCCCTTGAGGGCGTCAGGCGCAGCGGTCCCGCTCCTAGACGGGGCAGAGCCATGTGGGAAAGCCTGGGTCTCACTGCCGCTCCAGAGCCCTGTCAGTGCCGGCAAAGCAGGAGGTCAGACACGTGACCCTCGAAGCGCAGGTGCTGGATAGAGCTCAAGGTGAAACCGCATCTCGAGGGCcggcaggggctggggcctgggggtcaGTGCAAGGGTCCCAGATACTCTAGCCAACTTGGCCTCTGGCGGGGCGGCCTGGGGGCCCTGCAGTGAGCTGAAGTCCACCACGAACCTCTCCGGGGCACTGAGGGCGTGTCCAGGCACAGGGGCCTGGTTCTGGCCTCTGCCCGGAGCCCTTCCTTGGCCCTGTCCCTCAGCCTGTCCCCGTGACCCTGTGACACACAAGGGGTGAATCCAGAAGCAGCTCCCATTGGACCCTTGGTTGTTTAATTACCAAAAATTATATTGCCTGCGGTTCAGGGGCTCTGGCACCTTTGCTGGGCCGGCCACGCTCAGCCCGGTTTTCATCCTGGTGGTTCGGGCTGCATGGATATCGTGAGCCCAAAGCCCCGGCTCCCGTGGAGGGTCAGAGGTCACCCGCCCACCCCCGCCTCCAAGGCCCACCCTGCCTCGCATCCCTCTGGCTGTGGGCTGCTCCGGGATAAAGACAGGACCCTTCCTATTCCAGACTGATGTGCGGCTTGGGAATGTGGTGAGGGTGTCCCCCGTGAAGCCAAGGGAAGCGGCTGTCGTGGGAAGCGTCGGGGTCATTTACACCCTCAGAATGCGGGAGGACAGGCGTGTTTGCTCCCACCGGCACAGGGCCCAGGGCTGCACACAGCCAGGGGAGGGGACGCGATTCTCCAGATGAGCAATATGAGACTCGGAGAAGAGAGGGACTTGTGTGGGGCTGCTCGTCTGCTCTTCCCTTCTAACCAGCAtccactctccctccttccttccaccatccatccatccttccgtCCAGAGAGCCAAACATCTATCTACCTACCCATCCGTCCTtcattccatccatccatccacccacccacccattcatccatccaccatccatccatcctctgtCCAAATACCCAAatatccatccacctatccatccacccTCCATctactcacccacccacccatccatccacccatccttcTGTCCAAATATCTAAACATCCATctacctgtccatccatccatctatccatccactatcctccatccaccatccaccctTCTGTCCAAATATCCATTCAccacctatccatccatttatcaaTCTATCCACCATCtaccatctacccatccatctatccatccatccatccatccatccatccaccatccatccatccatccttctgtccacatatccatccatccatccttctgtccacatatccatccgtccatccttCTGTCCAAATATCCAAACATCCATCTacctatccatctgtccatccatccatccatccatccatccatccatccatccatccatccttctgtcCACATATCCAAACATGCATCTACGAATTTATCCATCCACCTTCCATCTATCCTCCATTCAccacccaccatccatccaccattTATCCCTCCATCATCCATCCTTccaccatccacccatccatgcACCATCCGTCAATCATCCATCCTTCCAAACTTCCTTtttgcttcctcctttcttccttcctccttccctctctccctccctccctccctcccttcctcccttcctcccttccttcctctttctctttctttctttctttctttctttctttctttctttctttctttctttctttttttccttccttccttccttccttccttccttccttccttccttccttccttccctttcttctttctttctttctctctctctctcttccttccttccttcctttcttctttctttctttctttctttctttctttctttctttctttctttctttctttctctctctctctctctctctctctctctttctttctttctctctttcttcccttcctcccttccattcATTGGAGGGTCAGCTTCCTTCCCATATCAGCACCAATGTACACCTTAACTTActacacaaatacagaaaatggcTGTGAATAAAGGTCACACAGGGTAACGATGCCATCTATCATTATTAATTAGTTTCCTGATGTGTCGTGCTAATAATTATGGCTAAACATACGAATCGAGCTTAGTAAGTAGTGACTTTGATGAGACATGAGTCATAGAGGTGCTGGGGCTGAAACAAGTGTGACGAGGTCCCCAAGCATCCCGTCTTGCCAGGTGGGCCCTCGAGCCTCCAGGGCTGCTAGGGTTTGAGATCACCCCTCAGGTCGCTGTATCTCCCCCAAGTGGAGCCTGAGGTGAAGCTGATTGGCAACATCCATGGCAACGAGGTGGCGGGGCGGGAGATGCTCATCTACCTGGCCCAGTACCTGTGCTCCGAGTACCTGGTGGGCAGTCCCCGCATCCAGCGCCTGCTCAACACCACCCGCATTCACCTGCTGCCCTCTATGAACCCCGATGGCTACGAGGTGGCGGCCGCCGAGGTGAGTGTTCCCCACACCGGACCCCGCGGGCCGCCGGCACGCTCCCATCCGTTCACCCGCTAGGGTCACGGAGGGTCTGGGTGACAGGCATTCAGccgacagcagcagcagcagcaaggtcCTGTGTGAGGGTGGGGACAGACCTCTGCAATTCTGGAGGAGCAAGAGAAACTGGGGGAGACCTCACACGGGCTGGAGAGCGGGGAGCTCTCTGGTGGAGCTGAGCAGAGCCCTGTGGAGGTGGGGAGCCAGCCGTGCACATCACCATTGTGGGGGGGTCAGCCTCCCAGCCAGCCGGACAGAAAGGGCCAgacaggtggaggaggaggtCAAGGACAGCTTGGCTGGACACCCTCCCAAGTTCATCACCGGAAGCCGGAGGGACACTGCAGCCCTGGCCTCCTGCTCAGCCCCGGCCTGTGGCCTCCTTTTgatagaggcagagagggtggggagtGCTGACCCTGGGGGGCGTGGCCTGTGTTTGCAGGGTGCTGGCTACAACGGGTGGACCAGCGGGAGGCAGAACGCGCAGAACTTGGATCTGAACCGCAACTTCCCTGACCTGACATCCGAATACTACCGCCTGGCAGCGTCCGGCAGCGGGCGCAGCAGTCACATTCCCATCCCACAGCACTACTGGTGGGGTAAGGTAGGAGccgcctgcccccacccaccgGCTGGGAGCAGCCTGGGCCCTGAGTCTCAGCTTCCTCCAGGGAAATGGGGATAACTCTTCACTGGGTTGTTGGGATGCTGGGAACACGTATTGAAGACACCCTGGGCCTGGCAGGTTCTCAGTGACAGCAACCCCGGCAGGCTGCCTGGAGGCAGTGACGGCCTGAGGAGGTGGGAAAACGGGTGTCAGGCAGGGATGTGGCGATGTAGGAGATCCTGACGGCAGAGCGGGGCCGGCTGGCGCGGAGGGCCCAGGGGCATGGCCAGGGGTGGCCAGCAGGGGCGTTCCCGGTCCCGACGATGGTCTCCTCCCTCCTGGGCAGGTGGCCCCTGAGACCAGGGCGATAATGAAGTGGATGCGGACCACCCCATTCGTGCTCTCAGCCAGCCTCCATGGGGGGGACCTGGTGGTGTCCTACCCCTTCGATTTCTCCAAACACCCGCAGGAAGAGAAGATGTTTTCTCCCACGCCCGATGAGAAGGTGAGCTGAGCGTGGGGGCCGTGCTGGGGCGGGTGCCCTGGGGGCTCTGACCTCCCTGAGCCCCGCGCAGTCACGGCACCAGCAGGAGCCTTCCCCGGCCAGCTCGaaagcctcctcctccaggaagccttcaaGCCAGCAGGAAGCAGCCCATCCTTCCACTGGCCACAGCCCGCTTTCCATCAGGGTCCTCAGCCGGGACCCCTAGGGTGGGGAGTGCAGCCCAGTCCTCCCTGCCTGGCTGGTGGCCTGTGTCCAGGGATGGGTGCAGTTCCAGGCCTTGCCGGCAGGGGGCAGTGCTGCAGCGCACATGGTCCGCCTCCCTGCTGCCTGTGGGCCTTGCAGGTCCCTTACTGGGCCACCAGGCGGACTCCGTGGGAGCCGGGGTACAGTGGGACCAGAGCAGGCATCCTGGCCCTGGAGTGCCCTCGGGTCTGAGGAGGACTCTCctttcaggcctcagtttccctcactGGTCAGACCAGCAGGGCATGAGACGCGAGGATGCCCAGAACCCTCTCCACCCCGCTCTTCCCTTAAAGACCCGCTGCCTGCAGCTTCCAGTCCTGACCCTCCTGGGTCCAGGGTCCTGATCCTGGGGCCCTTGCAGGCTGGGTTTCTGGGAGCAGGGGGGCGGCCCCTCCCATCTTATGAGGGTGACCATGGGGGGTCTGTGATGGTCCAGGGCCCATCGACAAGGGCACTGGAGGAAGTGCCCAAGCTGTCCCCGGCGACACCTGTCCCTGCACGGTCAGCCCCGGGCTCCTCCTCGGCCCCTCCCGGACCGCAAAGCTGGACGCTCTTCCTTGGGTGGcctgggggctcagagaggtccCAGCTCTCCACCCACTCGGCAGGCCTGCCGGGGGACCCAATGTGGTGGGGAGCCCTCCTGCCCTTTCCAGTACTTTCCACCGGGGcttgggggcagggctggagggagcCTGGCTCCCTGCCTGTTCTCCGCCCCCCCCAGGCTGTGTGTGTGAACGTGAACCCCCAGCCTGTCCTGGGCCTTCAGGGGGGCTCCCCGAGGTGGTGTCTGCCTcagcagagcctggaggaggtgacttcCCACAGGTGcccagagggggcggggcaccACGGAAGTCGGGGGGGGGCTGAGCGCCGGCACCGGGCTGCGTGCCGACACCGGGCAGGGACAGCACGCCGTGGGCTCGCGTCCTCCATCCCTCACTCACCCAGTCACCCCCCCCCACACgctcacacacagacaccctACATGCACATGCCTTCTCACACTCACACGCCTCACACACGCTTTttcacacacactcattcactcatacacgttctcacactcacacactgaCACACTCACCCACTCGCACAccttctctcacacacacacacccatgcatacACACGTGCCTACTCACACACACTCGCCCACGGGCACACACCTTCTCACACGCTCACACTCACGCGTACATGCATTCACACACTCACGCACCTCCTCACACGCTCACTCACACGCTCGGCTCCTGCAGCCAATACAGAGCTGGGacgtggcgggggcggggagggggcagcttcCGTGCTCGGAGCTCACAAGTGACCCGGCCGAGAGGCATCCACTGCGGGCACCCCGGCCCCCGTGCTGTCCGGGGGCAGGGCCCACATCCGGACAAGGCCTGCTCTCNNNNNNNNNNNNNNNNNNNNNNNNNNNNNNNNNNNNNNNNNNNNNNNNNNNNNNNNNNNNNNNNNNNNNNNNNNNNNNNNNNNNNNNNNNNNNNNNNNNNGGGTgtgggcaggctggggaggggcggggggcggggaggagggctgAGAGTGGAGAGGGGGGAGCTGAGGGAAGATGTGGGAGggagaggttggggaggggctggagcaggatgggggagaggagggcagaggggctgtgggaggggcaggggaggggctgggaggcaggggatggggaggggaggggctggagggagtgGCCCTCCCGTCCCCAGCTCTCTCTGGGCAGCGGATTCTGGGGCGTGTGCTCTGGTGGCCCCCACCCTGGGGAGAGGGCTCAGCGCACGTGAGGGTAAGGGGGGGGTCTGGCTTTagttctgcccccccccccgggaagcTGCAGGTGGCCGGTGTGCACAGCTGGTCTCCAGTCCCCCTGCCATTTCTGCAGTGTCGTTCATGGGCACAGACACTCCATAATTCTGTGACCAAGTCTTTTCTGCCCCTCGGGGGATAAGGAGGGGGTGCCCCAGGGAACGAAGGACTCCAGTTAAACttaaatttcagagaaataatgaagaatttTTGGTACTgtgtaagtatatcccaaatTCTGCATGGAGTATACTTACACTAAAAGTTTGCCGCACTTGCACTGTGGCACTGTTGGCTAAGCCGTGCCGGGGGGTCCCACACAGAGCGGTGGGGCTGCGCCTGGCACCGCCGGCCGCGACCTCAGGCCCCCACGCTCTGCTGCCACCCCTCTACGCTGGCACGACACTTGTATGTGACACGTGGCAGGTGAGGAGACCGGGCTCAGGCCAGAGAAGGGCCCAGGGCACCCAGGGCACGGGCATCGGCTCTGGGACCACACGGCGGGCCCAGCTGCGGGCAGGCAGCACGGCCTCTTGggctctggctccagagcccattcGCCCCCTGCTCAGCGAACTGTCCCCTCCTGCCCGTGACCCCCGGGGCACAGGCAGCTTCTCCACGTCCCAGAGCCCAGGGGCATGTTTCCTTGACTCCCCCTCCAGTCTGGGGCACGACCCCATTTCTGGGGTCCACAAAGGAGCCACAGGGTAGGagtgagcctgggaggggctgggagaggcaaGCAGCCTCCTGCAGGGAAAGTGGGGCCGGGCCAAGAGCAGAGGGGCCAGTGGGCTGGGGTGCGGCTGCCCTTTGGATGGGGAAGGTCAAGTCTGTGCCGGGGGCCACTGGCTTCCCCGAGCCCAGAGGAGACCCTGACTTCCAGAGGATGGGGGCGCCCCTCTGCTCCCGCCACGGGGCTGCCCCCTGGGTGCCCTGAGGACCCTCGGAGCATCTATTGGTCTAGAAACCCAGAAGCAGATAGGGCGGAGGGCACAAATGTGTGGTTGGCGGTCCGCCTGGGCTTCTCgaagcctctctctctgccccttgatTGGCGGGTTTCCAGCCTTGCTAAGCCTGTGTTCTCCCTGGAAACGGAGCCAAGAGGACGCTGTCCCCCAGGCTGTTCATGGGACGGTCACTGGGGTCCAGGCCGGCAGGGGGGCGGGGCGCAGAGGCTTGGGTCTGTGGCCACCGCAGGCTCGCTGTGCCTCTGCTGGACACCAGCACGCAGGACAGGGGGCCCCGCGCCTCAGTGTGCTCATCTGTACGGTGGGGTAGCGGCCACTCCCGCTCAGGGGCGTCCAGCGCCGGTCAGGCGGATGCCCGTTCAGGCAGCGCTCAGGCCGCCCCTGCCCCGCAGGCATGTCCGACTTCAACTACCTGCACAGCAACTGCTTCGAGATCACGGTGGAGCTGGGCTGCGTGAAGTTCCCCCCCGAGGAGGCCCTCTACACCATCTGGCAGCACAACAAGGAGCCCCTCCTGAACTTCGTGGAGATGGTGAGCCCcggcctggggtgggggatgggagtcCCGGGCAGCCCGGCCTGGTGTGGGGGAGGGCCGGACTCACGGCCCCTCAGCGGCCCCTCAGCGGCCCCGAGGCTCATGGATTTGTGTGGCCACACCTGATTATTAGTTAGCCATGCATTTATTCACTGGACACGGCTTCTCCTGTAGGCCCAGCCCTGGGGTGTTTTGGGGTCCCTGGGATATAGAGGCTGCGTGGCCTGACGGGGCACCACTGAAGAAGGGGAATGCAGGACCAAGGCAGCCCAGGGACGGCACCTGACCCAGCTGGGAGGCCatggggcttcctggaggaggtggcatggGCTGCATCTTGAAGAAGTAGGAGGAGCTGGGTGATGGGGGAGCACAGGCAGAGGGGGCAGCGTGTGAGGACGCCCACGCCACGGGGGAGTGTGGTCGTGGGTGTGGAGTGGGTACTGGGCCACAGGGTGGCATGGACGTGGGAATGGAGTGGGCACTGGGTTGGGGGGAGGCCCGAGGGAGATATTCTGGGCAGCAGGAGGTCTGTGAGGTCCAGGGCTTAGAGCCTGTGTGCCCCCCCGGCTCAAAAGAGAGGGCGCCGGCTGCCGGAGGAGGGGTGGGACAGCCGGACTGAGGGCTTCCGTCCTGGGGCCAAGGTCACCCAGAAATAGGTGGAGAGCAGCGTGACAGTGCCTGGAATGCTCACCGGACCCGGGAGCAGTCTCCCCATGGTGTGGGGACCATGTGGGGATCCGGCGCCAgtgtcccctgcctcccccagtcCTGCCTGCTGGCGGGGCTCCCATCTCAGGAG from Suricata suricatta isolate VVHF042 chromosome 1, meerkat_22Aug2017_6uvM2_HiC, whole genome shotgun sequence encodes:
- the CPZ gene encoding carboxypeptidase Z — protein: MAWPYFLDCGRYFASAEEGCFDPLEKLRGGLDAEEAPPSGLPPTSVRFAHHSYAQMARVLRRTAARCAHIAKTYSIGRSFDGKELLVIEFSARPGQHELMEPEVKLIGNIHGNEVAGREMLIYLAQYLCSEYLVGSPRIQRLLNTTRIHLLPSMNPDGYEVAAAEGAGYNGWTSGRQNAQNLDLNRNFPDLTSEYYRLAASGSGRSSHIPIPQHYWWGKVAPETRAIMKWMRTTPFVLSASLHGGDLVVSYPFDFSKHPQEEKMFSPTPDEKAVCVNVNPQPVLGLQGGSPRWCLPQQSLEEVTSHRAVGLRLAPPAATSGPHALLPPLYAGTTLVCDTWQVRRPGSGQRRAQGTQGTGIGSGTTRRAQLRAGSTASWALAPEPIRPLLSELSPPARDPRGTGSFSTSQSPGACFLDSPSSLGHDPISGVHKGATGQRSGRPCPAGMSDFNYLHSNCFEITVELGCVKFPPEEALYTIWQHNKEPLLNFVEMVHRGIKGVVMDKFGKPVKNARILVKGIRHDITTAPDGDYWRLLPPGSHIVIAQAPGYSKVIKKVTIPARMKRAGRVDFILQPLGTRPRKSLPGPRRGGSGVRDPLGGPGQYGEPQEPQEPLGARRQPSAGGKPWWWAYFTSLSHHRPRWLLKY